The Pirellulimonas nuda genome includes a region encoding these proteins:
- a CDS encoding UDP-glucose dehydrogenase family protein, with product MKIAVIGSGYVGLVTGACFADSGNDVTCIDIDAKKIEALKKGEVPIFEPGLAELVEHNAEAGRLTFTTDTAAGVAPADVIYLAVGTPQGDDGSANLSAMWSVVKAIAPHLREDAVVVTKSTVPVGTNARIFAMLKEFTGRECDVASNPEFLKEGAAIEDFMKPDRVVVGVRRPEVAEILQQLYSPFLRTEKPFIVMSPQSAEMTKYVANALLATKISFINEMANLCERMGGDINDVRRGIGHDSRIGFSFLFPGVGYGGSCFPKDVRALTAMSGEHGCTPAMLLAVDEVNERQKSVLSEKLAAHFGDDLAGKTIAVWGLAFKPRTDDIREAPALVLIRWLLERGAKVRAHDPEAIDNVRAELGDAIAYCRRMEALEGADALCILTEWKDYHSPDFAEMLHVMNQPVVFDGRNLYESERMRRRGFCYHSIGRPPVDGRKAKQGGRE from the coding sequence ATGAAGATAGCTGTAATTGGGTCGGGATACGTTGGCCTTGTGACCGGCGCTTGCTTCGCCGATTCCGGCAACGACGTGACCTGCATCGACATCGACGCGAAGAAGATCGAGGCCCTGAAGAAGGGAGAGGTCCCCATCTTCGAGCCCGGCCTTGCCGAGTTGGTTGAGCACAACGCCGAGGCGGGGCGGCTGACCTTCACCACCGACACCGCCGCGGGCGTGGCGCCTGCCGACGTCATCTATTTGGCCGTTGGCACGCCCCAGGGAGACGACGGCTCGGCGAACCTATCGGCGATGTGGTCCGTGGTGAAAGCCATCGCCCCCCACCTGCGTGAAGACGCCGTCGTGGTGACCAAGAGCACCGTGCCGGTCGGCACGAACGCGCGCATCTTTGCGATGCTCAAGGAGTTCACGGGGCGCGAGTGCGATGTGGCGAGCAACCCTGAGTTCCTAAAGGAAGGCGCCGCGATCGAGGACTTCATGAAGCCCGACCGCGTCGTGGTGGGCGTCCGGCGCCCGGAAGTGGCCGAAATCCTTCAGCAGCTCTACTCGCCGTTCTTGCGGACCGAGAAGCCGTTTATCGTGATGAGCCCGCAGAGCGCGGAGATGACCAAGTACGTCGCCAACGCGCTGCTGGCCACCAAGATCAGCTTCATCAACGAGATGGCGAACCTGTGTGAGCGCATGGGGGGCGACATCAACGACGTCCGCCGCGGCATCGGCCACGACAGCCGGATCGGGTTCTCGTTCTTGTTCCCGGGCGTGGGGTACGGCGGCAGTTGCTTCCCGAAAGACGTGCGGGCCCTCACCGCCATGAGCGGTGAGCACGGCTGCACGCCTGCGATGTTGCTGGCGGTCGACGAGGTGAACGAGCGTCAGAAGAGCGTGCTGTCCGAGAAACTCGCCGCTCATTTCGGCGACGACCTCGCCGGAAAGACGATCGCGGTCTGGGGTCTGGCGTTCAAGCCTCGCACGGACGACATCCGCGAGGCGCCGGCGCTGGTGCTGATCCGCTGGCTGCTGGAGCGGGGCGCCAAGGTCCGCGCCCACGACCCCGAGGCGATCGACAACGTCCGCGCAGAACTCGGCGACGCAATCGCATACTGCCGGCGGATGGAGGCCCTCGAAGGCGCTGACGCGCTCTGCATCCTCACCGAGTGGAAGGACTACCACTCCCCCGATTTTGCCGAGATGCTGCACGTAATGAACCAGCCGGTAGTGTTCGACGGACGCAATCTCTATGAGAGCGAGCGGATGCGACGCCGAGGGTTCTGCTACCACAGCATTGGTAGGCCGCCGGTCGACGGGCGGAAGGCGAAGCAGGGCGGGCGGGAATAG
- a CDS encoding flotillin family protein: MTTTLIPLAEFELQGWMWIAMGVGALLVIGLTVMATVLSYIKRCSSNQVLVVYGMTGKGKSAKTVHGGAAFVWPVIQDYQYLSLEPIQIEIPLRGALSIENIRVNVPSVFTVAIGTQPDVMGNASIRLLNLSTEEIRKQAEEIIFGQLRQVIASMGIEDINRDRDTFLQHIQNSVEPELQKIGLVLINVNITDITDESGYIDAIGKKAAARAIQAARGDVADQEKAGEIRVADAEKERYISVANATKLREIGTREAMREQAVRIATLEKEQTVGEQTAAFERDVQVEQADQERRIAVANAQALAIDGENIAEARVAASKATLQVQQAEAYEKGESRKRESEAAVIEIQNRAMAKAALAEAERIEAEERAKYEAPAKAAKARIIVDAEAEAEKRRLEAMGEASAIYAKLEAEARGQYEILAKKGEGLKQIVQACGGASQAFQLMMLEHLDTLAESSAKAISNIKFDKVVVWESGGKDGRSSTADFLHGMAGTLPPMMQVMKDIGGVDIPESLARLVGTEGASESSAPKTRENGVPKAPQPTPEI, from the coding sequence ATGACTACTACGCTCATCCCCCTCGCCGAGTTTGAACTCCAAGGTTGGATGTGGATCGCCATGGGCGTAGGCGCCCTGCTAGTGATCGGCCTGACGGTGATGGCCACAGTGCTGAGCTACATCAAGCGTTGCAGCAGCAACCAAGTGCTCGTGGTCTACGGCATGACCGGCAAGGGGAAGTCGGCAAAGACAGTTCACGGCGGCGCCGCATTCGTGTGGCCCGTGATTCAGGACTACCAGTACCTGAGCCTCGAACCAATTCAAATCGAGATCCCGCTCCGCGGCGCCCTCTCGATTGAGAACATCCGCGTCAACGTACCAAGCGTCTTCACCGTCGCCATCGGCACCCAGCCCGACGTGATGGGCAACGCCTCGATCCGGTTGCTAAACCTCTCTACCGAAGAGATCCGTAAGCAGGCCGAGGAGATCATCTTCGGCCAACTCCGCCAGGTGATCGCCTCGATGGGGATCGAGGACATCAACCGCGACCGCGACACGTTCCTGCAGCACATCCAGAACTCGGTCGAACCAGAGTTGCAGAAGATCGGCTTAGTGCTGATCAACGTCAATATCACGGACATCACCGACGAGTCGGGCTACATCGACGCGATCGGCAAAAAGGCGGCCGCCCGCGCCATCCAGGCCGCCCGCGGCGACGTTGCCGACCAAGAGAAGGCGGGCGAGATCCGCGTCGCGGACGCGGAGAAGGAGCGGTACATCTCGGTCGCCAACGCCACCAAGCTGCGTGAGATCGGCACCCGCGAGGCGATGCGTGAGCAGGCGGTGCGGATCGCCACGCTCGAGAAGGAACAGACCGTCGGCGAGCAGACCGCCGCGTTCGAGCGCGACGTGCAAGTCGAGCAGGCCGACCAAGAGAGGCGGATCGCGGTCGCAAACGCCCAGGCGCTGGCGATCGACGGCGAGAACATCGCCGAAGCAAGGGTCGCCGCCTCAAAGGCGACGCTCCAGGTCCAACAGGCCGAGGCGTACGAGAAGGGCGAGTCCCGCAAGCGGGAGTCCGAAGCGGCGGTCATCGAGATCCAGAACCGTGCGATGGCCAAGGCAGCGTTGGCCGAAGCGGAGCGCATCGAGGCCGAAGAGCGGGCCAAGTACGAGGCGCCCGCCAAGGCCGCCAAGGCCCGCATCATCGTCGACGCCGAGGCAGAAGCCGAGAAGCGCCGCCTGGAGGCGATGGGTGAGGCGTCCGCCATCTACGCCAAGCTTGAGGCCGAAGCCCGCGGTCAGTACGAGATCCTGGCAAAGAAGGGCGAGGGCTTGAAGCAGATTGTCCAGGCCTGCGGCGGCGCCAGCCAGGCGTTCCAGCTGATGATGCTCGAGCACCTCGACACGCTCGCCGAGAGCAGCGCCAAGGCGATCAGCAACATCAAATTCGACAAGGTGGTGGTGTGGGAGAGCGGCGGCAAGGACGGCCGCAGCAGCACCGCCGACTTCCTGCACGGGATGGCCGGCACCCTCCCCCCGATGATGCAGGTGATGAAGGACATCGGCGGCGTCGACATCCCCGAGAGCCTGGCCCGGTTGGTAGGGACAGAAGGCGCCTCGGAGTCCTCGGCCCCGAAGACGCGGGAGAACGGCGTGCCGAAGGCGCCGCAACCCACCCCAGAGATCTAA
- a CDS encoding malate dehydrogenase, with protein sequence MKVSVIGLGHVGSAVAYTLLSRSVASELMLVSGRLSRAEGEAADLTHANALLGTPTEVVAGEAADTAGSGLIVLCHSVPTQRAGRYLLAEGNGRLFRDTLPLLAEQSPNAIFLVVSNPVDALSYVALRATGFPPERVFGAGTVIDSGRFRAALSEEEGVHPEDVRAYVLGEHGDTQFAALSLARTGGVPLANPARAAEIFEEVKDAAYYVFQRKGYTNYAIAAAVGMIAGSIAQDECRTMPVSVLINGYLGVSGVCLSLPCVVGRGGVHRVLHPELTPSEADSFRASAQVVRTHIEQALAD encoded by the coding sequence ATGAAGGTTTCGGTCATCGGCCTCGGCCACGTCGGTTCGGCGGTTGCCTACACGCTGCTCTCGCGTAGCGTCGCCAGTGAATTGATGCTGGTCAGCGGCCGGCTCAGCCGCGCCGAGGGTGAGGCGGCCGACCTGACGCACGCGAATGCCCTGCTGGGAACCCCCACCGAGGTCGTCGCCGGAGAGGCAGCCGACACCGCCGGTTCCGGGCTGATCGTGCTTTGCCACTCGGTCCCAACCCAGCGCGCGGGTCGCTACCTATTGGCCGAGGGGAACGGGCGGCTCTTTCGCGATACGCTCCCTCTGCTGGCCGAACAGAGCCCCAATGCCATTTTTCTGGTCGTCTCCAACCCGGTCGACGCACTAAGCTACGTAGCCCTCCGGGCCACCGGCTTTCCGCCCGAGCGGGTCTTTGGCGCCGGCACGGTGATCGACAGCGGGCGATTCCGCGCCGCACTCTCTGAAGAAGAGGGGGTCCACCCCGAAGACGTCCGGGCGTACGTGCTCGGCGAGCACGGCGACACGCAGTTTGCCGCCCTTAGCCTGGCCCGTACGGGCGGCGTTCCGCTGGCCAACCCGGCTCGGGCAGCCGAAATCTTCGAAGAAGTCAAAGACGCGGCCTATTACGTGTTCCAGCGCAAGGGCTATACCAACTACGCCATCGCGGCCGCGGTCGGCATGATCGCCGGCAGCATCGCTCAGGACGAGTGCCGGACAATGCCCGTTTCGGTGCTGATAAACGGATACCTGGGGGTGAGCGGCGTCTGCCTGTCGCTACCTTGCGTGGTGGGGCGCGGGGGGGTTCACCGCGTGTTGCACCCAGAATTGACTCCAAGCGAGGCGGACTCTTTCCGGGCCAGCGCTCAAGTAGTGCGGACGCACATCGAACAGGCGCTGGCCGACTAG
- a CDS encoding fatty acid CoA ligase family protein, whose translation MPSLAEPPTNVADRLAVLAGSRGDAIAVVQCARRGGRSITFAELDADATAIARGLAAMGVGRGDRIALLVRPGVEFVTLVFALLRSGAAMVLVDAGLGKQNIVRCLQAARPDGFVAIPQGQALRVALRGRFRDARKNVTVGRRWFWGGETLQGVRTAGQSGSLPPTSADEPAAIVFTSGSTGPPKGVLYTHRTFVTQAEEIERQYGLTAGGVDLACFPLFGLFNVACGVTTVFPQMDFSRPASCDPRKLLAAANVWKCTQAFASPAVWDRLGRHCERTGQSIPTLRSVFSCGAPVPAPVIRRSLACVHPEARLHTPYGATEALPVATIEAQEILSETAEKAAEGAGVCVGRRFDTIDWRIIRITDDPIRVIDQAEELPLGELGELIVRGPQVSLTYLGEPKASEPGVAPERSIHNAIAKIGDGPVVWHRMGDVGYFDPEQRFWYCGRKSQRVVTTAGTLFTECVEARFNAIAGVARSALVGVGDRPNQTPVVIVELEPGAPEAVVREELRALVGSDTQLGMIVNILFHHKLPTDVRHNSKIQREKLSLWAAQRLEA comes from the coding sequence ATGCCCTCCCTGGCCGAACCACCTACGAACGTGGCCGACCGCCTTGCTGTTTTGGCCGGTTCCCGCGGCGATGCGATCGCCGTGGTGCAGTGCGCGCGCCGCGGAGGTCGATCGATCACCTTCGCCGAGCTCGACGCCGACGCGACCGCGATCGCCCGAGGCTTGGCCGCAATGGGCGTCGGCCGCGGTGACCGGATCGCCCTGCTGGTGCGTCCGGGGGTGGAGTTTGTGACGCTGGTGTTTGCCCTGCTGCGGAGCGGCGCCGCGATGGTGCTGGTCGACGCCGGCCTGGGCAAGCAGAACATCGTCCGCTGCCTGCAAGCAGCTCGGCCCGACGGGTTTGTGGCGATCCCGCAGGGCCAAGCGTTGCGGGTCGCACTGCGCGGTCGGTTCCGGGATGCTAGAAAGAACGTGACCGTAGGACGGCGTTGGTTCTGGGGGGGCGAAACCCTCCAGGGCGTGCGAACGGCTGGCCAGAGCGGGAGCTTGCCCCCCACTTCGGCGGACGAACCAGCGGCGATCGTGTTCACCTCCGGCAGCACCGGCCCCCCCAAAGGGGTGCTCTACACGCACCGCACTTTCGTGACGCAGGCCGAAGAGATTGAGCGGCAATACGGCCTGACCGCTGGCGGGGTCGACCTCGCATGCTTTCCGCTGTTCGGCCTGTTCAACGTCGCCTGCGGGGTGACCACGGTATTCCCGCAGATGGACTTCAGCCGCCCCGCGAGTTGCGATCCAAGGAAGCTTCTCGCGGCTGCAAATGTTTGGAAGTGCACGCAGGCGTTCGCGTCCCCAGCGGTGTGGGACCGGCTGGGTCGGCATTGCGAACGAACCGGCCAGTCCATCCCAACACTCCGCAGCGTCTTCAGTTGCGGCGCCCCAGTGCCGGCCCCCGTGATCCGCCGCTCGCTGGCGTGCGTTCACCCGGAAGCCAGGCTCCACACCCCGTACGGGGCCACCGAGGCTCTGCCGGTCGCCACGATCGAAGCCCAAGAGATCCTCAGTGAAACCGCGGAGAAAGCCGCCGAAGGCGCTGGCGTTTGCGTCGGCCGCAGGTTCGACACGATCGACTGGCGGATCATCCGCATCACCGACGACCCGATCCGGGTGATCGATCAAGCAGAAGAACTCCCGCTAGGCGAGCTCGGCGAGTTGATCGTCCGGGGCCCTCAGGTAAGCCTCACCTACCTAGGCGAGCCAAAGGCGTCGGAGCCCGGGGTTGCGCCCGAGCGATCCATTCACAACGCAATCGCCAAGATTGGCGACGGCCCGGTCGTCTGGCACCGCATGGGTGACGTCGGCTATTTCGACCCCGAACAGCGATTCTGGTACTGCGGGCGCAAATCACAGCGGGTGGTCACCACAGCGGGTACGCTATTCACGGAGTGCGTCGAGGCGAGGTTCAACGCGATCGCGGGGGTGGCGCGGTCGGCGCTGGTCGGCGTCGGCGATCGTCCCAACCAGACGCCGGTGGTTATTGTCGAGCTAGAGCCCGGGGCGCCCGAAGCAGTGGTGCGTGAAGAGCTGCGGGCGCTGGTCGGCTCGGACACACAACTTGGGATGATTGTGAACATCCTGTTTCATCACAAACTCCCGACCGATGTGAGGCACAACTCGAAAATCCAGAGAGAGAAACTATCGCTTTGGGCGGCGCAGCGATTGGAGGCTTAG
- a CDS encoding NAD-dependent epimerase/dehydratase family protein, translating into MLALVTGPGGFLGRYIVEQLLARGDRVRGLARGDYPELAMLGVQMHRGDLADRAAVVRACDGVDCVFHVAGKVGVWGHWFDYFQANVQGTLNVLGACQEVGAPRLVFTSSPSVTFDAARWQGADQRGVDERAPYPESWLAHYPHSKALAEQLVLTENGERIAGGGVLQTCALRPHLVWGPRDHHLVARLIDRAESGRLRRVGDGQNRVDITYVENAAHAHLLAADALATPGSPAAGKAYFISQGEPVACWPWIDQVLGLADLPPVARSISEATAWRVGWLLEHAHWWTRRWNHEPRMTRFVARSLATDHWFDISAAKQDFGYEPQISTAEGMQQLRKWLQTPGAADLRSGRSRNGAATRRP; encoded by the coding sequence ATGCTTGCTTTGGTCACCGGTCCTGGGGGGTTCCTGGGCCGGTATATCGTCGAACAGCTGCTCGCCCGTGGAGACCGGGTGCGGGGGCTGGCGCGCGGAGACTACCCGGAGCTCGCGATGCTCGGCGTCCAGATGCATCGGGGCGACCTTGCGGATCGAGCCGCGGTGGTGCGGGCCTGCGACGGCGTCGACTGCGTGTTTCACGTCGCCGGCAAGGTGGGCGTATGGGGGCACTGGTTCGACTATTTCCAGGCGAACGTGCAGGGGACACTCAACGTGCTGGGCGCCTGCCAGGAGGTAGGGGCGCCCCGCCTGGTATTCACCAGCAGCCCCAGCGTTACGTTTGACGCCGCCCGATGGCAGGGCGCCGATCAGCGGGGCGTCGACGAGCGGGCGCCCTACCCCGAGTCGTGGCTCGCCCACTACCCGCACTCCAAGGCGCTTGCCGAGCAGCTCGTGCTAACCGAGAACGGCGAGCGGATCGCCGGAGGCGGCGTGCTGCAAACCTGCGCGCTGCGTCCCCACCTAGTCTGGGGTCCGCGAGACCATCACCTCGTCGCCCGGCTGATCGACCGGGCAGAATCGGGGCGCCTGCGCCGCGTCGGCGATGGTCAGAACCGCGTCGACATCACCTACGTCGAAAACGCCGCCCACGCCCACCTGCTGGCGGCCGACGCTTTGGCGACGCCCGGCTCCCCCGCGGCGGGTAAGGCCTACTTTATAAGCCAGGGCGAACCGGTCGCCTGCTGGCCCTGGATCGATCAGGTCCTCGGGCTTGCCGACCTTCCGCCGGTAGCACGCTCAATCTCCGAAGCCACTGCTTGGCGGGTCGGCTGGCTGCTGGAACACGCCCACTGGTGGACCCGCCGGTGGAACCACGAACCGCGCATGACCCGCTTCGTCGCCCGCTCGCTAGCGACCGACCACTGGTTCGACATCTCGGCCGCGAAGCAAGATTTTGGCTACGAGCCCCAGATTTCGACAGCAGAGGGGATGCAACAGCTGAGGAAGTGGCTGCAAACCCCGGGCGCCGCCGACCTACGGTCGGGCCGCAGCAGGAATGGGGCCGCCACGCGCCGACCCTAG